The following proteins are co-located in the Stegostoma tigrinum isolate sSteTig4 chromosome 39, sSteTig4.hap1, whole genome shotgun sequence genome:
- the psmd8 gene encoding 26S proteasome non-ATPase regulatory subunit 8, which produces MAGPLEQAVSMLEQLRSEWSRKNPNLRKCEDLLGKLKVALLELNFLPTSGSKLTKRQLILARPSESHGTSGPLHNGREFPLQYYIYTSVQIHALIPLQTIKIRDEIAGCIEKAYENILFNEASRTLFFTTPKKMTEYAKKRGWLLGPDNYYSFTSQQQKPEEVTIPSTELAKQVIEYARHLEMIV; this is translated from the exons ATGGCCGGGCCCCTGGAGCAGGCGGTGTCGATGCTGGAGCAGCTCCGCAGCGAATGGAGCCGCAAGAACCCGAACCTCCGCAAGTGCGAGGATCTGCTCGGGAAACTCAAG GTGGCTCTGCTGGAACTGAACTTTTTACCTACGTCAGGCTCCAAGCTGACCAAACGACAGCTCATTCTGGCCC GCCCCAGTGAATCGCATGGCACTTCTGGGCCCCTCCACAATGGTAGGGAGTTCCCACTGCAGTACTACATCTATACTTCTGTGCAGATCCATGCCCTAATTCCCCTGCAGACAATAAAGATTAG GGACGAAATTGCCGGCTGCATTGAGAAGGCTTATGAGAATATATTATTCAACGAAGCTTCAAGGACGCTGTTTTTCACCACACCCAAGAAAATGACAGAATATGCCAAGAAG CGTGGCTGGCTCCTGGGTCCTGATAACTATTACTCATTTACCAGTCAGCAACAGAAACCGGAGGAGGTCACAATCCCATCCACAGAACTGGCCAAGCAAGTCATTGAATATGCCAGGCATCTAGAAATGATTGTCTAA